The Virgibacillus phasianinus genome includes a window with the following:
- a CDS encoding sensor histidine kinase, whose product MRTLYVRIIVVTMVIMVASAIIAFFASNIYYQQYLKPENDAKITQISRNIVDIYKSNNSQDISAYLNDMTDLGYKFYLVDGSGDGQVYGDPFRKKNLAADAIDKVMQGNVYHGVKNYPWKPFVTGFFDNELKNTIGIPLEVKGKTYALFVRPNTSQQFGEMRFFLAVLLILALIFSFLLVLISTSYIVKPIKRLTEATKKIAAGNYHMKLNVNRKDEIGRLARDFSKMSNILEQTEAKRQEFVSNVSHEIQSPLTSIQGFTELVRDEEMTADERHHYLTIIEKESKRLSMLGRQLLTLSMLDHDGSDHAAFPVSIDEQIKDVISTTEWQWRNKSLSIDLNLHAGSITGSTDLIQQIWMNLVTNAIRYTDNGGTISITTKEDRNGVYASIQDTGIGMSEQDVTQIFDRFYKVDKARKRSEVSTGLGLAIVKKIIEIHHGTIEVESEIDTGSTFHVYLPKK is encoded by the coding sequence ATGCGAACGCTTTATGTGCGCATTATCGTGGTGACAATGGTAATCATGGTTGCAAGTGCGATTATTGCTTTTTTCGCATCCAATATTTATTACCAACAATATTTAAAACCTGAGAATGATGCGAAAATCACCCAAATCTCAAGGAATATAGTGGATATTTACAAATCGAATAACAGCCAGGATATTTCCGCTTATTTAAACGATATGACTGACCTTGGATATAAGTTTTATTTGGTTGATGGGTCAGGAGACGGACAAGTTTATGGCGATCCTTTTCGGAAAAAGAATTTGGCTGCTGATGCCATTGATAAGGTAATGCAGGGCAATGTCTATCACGGGGTAAAGAACTATCCGTGGAAACCGTTTGTAACTGGTTTTTTTGATAATGAATTAAAGAATACAATCGGGATTCCGCTTGAGGTAAAAGGAAAGACCTATGCATTATTTGTAAGACCAAACACCTCACAGCAATTTGGAGAAATGCGTTTTTTCCTTGCTGTTTTACTTATATTGGCATTAATTTTCTCCTTCCTTTTAGTTCTAATTAGCACTAGTTATATTGTAAAGCCGATTAAACGATTAACGGAAGCTACAAAGAAAATTGCTGCAGGAAATTACCATATGAAATTGAATGTTAACCGGAAGGATGAAATAGGGCGTTTGGCTCGCGACTTTTCTAAGATGAGCAACATTCTGGAACAAACGGAGGCAAAGCGGCAGGAGTTCGTATCGAATGTATCGCATGAAATCCAGTCCCCGCTGACATCGATTCAGGGCTTTACTGAATTAGTGAGAGACGAAGAAATGACAGCTGACGAACGGCATCATTACTTGACGATTATCGAGAAGGAAAGCAAACGTTTATCGATGCTTGGGAGACAACTGCTTACTCTATCCATGCTCGATCACGATGGCAGTGATCATGCAGCATTTCCAGTTTCAATCGATGAGCAAATTAAAGATGTTATATCGACCACAGAATGGCAATGGCGGAATAAGAGCCTAAGCATTGATTTAAATTTACATGCGGGCTCGATTACCGGGTCAACAGATTTAATTCAGCAAATATGGATGAATTTAGTGACAAATGCGATTCGTTATACGGATAATGGTGGCACGATATCTATTACTACGAAAGAAGACAGGAACGGGGTCTATGCATCGATTCAGGACACTGGCATTGGAATGTCAGAACAAGATGTAACTCAGATCTTTGACCGTTTTTACAAAGTTGATAAGGCAAGAAAAAGAAGTGAAGTAAGTACAGGACTTGGACTCGCAATCGTGAAGAAAATAATTGAAATTCACCATGGAACCATTGAGGTAGAAAGTGAAATCGATACAGGTTCCACATTTCATGTCTATCTTCCGAAAAAGTAA
- a CDS encoding response regulator transcription factor — translation MISILLVDDDPHIRELLRFYLQKEGYRTLEAEDGQAALQQLEEQTIHLAVVDIMMPHVDGYELCKEIRSYYDIPVIMLTAKGELIDKEKGFTAGTDDYIVKPFEPKEVLFRIKALLRRFQVMNEQIIYLGETVIDRKSYEVRVSGKTVILPLKEFELLAQLANYPNQIFTRDQLIELVWGNDFVGNDRTVDVHIKRLRERFSEAEKDFSIKTIRGVGYKLEQV, via the coding sequence ATGATATCTATTTTACTTGTTGATGATGATCCACATATCAGAGAATTACTCCGTTTTTACTTGCAAAAAGAGGGCTATCGAACGCTAGAAGCAGAAGATGGACAAGCAGCATTGCAGCAGCTTGAGGAACAGACAATTCATCTTGCTGTAGTCGATATTATGATGCCGCATGTCGATGGCTACGAGTTATGCAAGGAAATACGTTCATACTATGATATCCCCGTTATCATGTTAACAGCCAAGGGTGAACTGATTGATAAAGAAAAGGGGTTTACGGCGGGGACGGATGATTATATTGTGAAGCCTTTTGAACCGAAAGAGGTTTTATTTCGGATCAAAGCGTTGCTTAGGCGTTTCCAGGTGATGAATGAACAGATTATTTATCTTGGTGAAACCGTGATTGACCGAAAAAGCTATGAAGTGCGGGTGAGTGGCAAAACGGTGATTCTGCCATTAAAGGAATTTGAATTACTCGCACAGCTCGCCAATTATCCCAATCAAATTTTCACCCGTGACCAATTAATTGAATTGGTTTGGGGGAATGACTTCGTCGGGAATGATCGGACGGTCGACGTACATATTAAACGCCTGCGGGAACGTTTTTCGGAGGCGGAAAAGGACTTTTCTATCAAAACAATACGGGGTGTGGGCTACAAGCTTGAGCAGGTGTAA
- the glmM gene encoding phosphoglucosamine mutase has product MGKYFGTDGVRGVANEELTPELAFKLGRFGGYVLTKEIKNPKILIGRDTRISGPMFEGALVAGLLSIGAEVMRLGVISTPGVAYLTKATKAELGIMISASHNPVADNGIKFFGPDGFKLTDEQEEEIETLMDGEDHLPRPIGEDIGQVNDYFEGGQKYISFLKESVDNDFDGMQIALDCANGSTSSLASHLFADLEADIFTIGSSPDGLNINDGVGSTHPETLQAFVSEKGADVGLAFDGDGDRLIAVDEKGQIVDGDQIMYICAKYMNEKGYLHHNTVVSTVMSNLGFYKALEENGMRSDKTAVGDRYVMEEMRRGGYNLGGEQSGHIIFLDYITTGDGLLTAIQLVNVLKETGKPLSELAGEMEVFPQVLKNVKVTDKKNALTNPKVTEVIEEVETEMAGEGRVLVRPSGTEPLVRVMVEASTKEKCERYADRVVTVIDDLLGMK; this is encoded by the coding sequence ATGGGTAAATATTTTGGAACAGATGGTGTCCGGGGGGTAGCTAATGAAGAATTAACACCGGAATTAGCATTTAAGCTCGGACGTTTTGGCGGATATGTTTTAACAAAAGAAATAAAGAATCCAAAGATATTGATTGGCCGGGATACACGTATTTCAGGACCGATGTTTGAGGGTGCATTAGTTGCGGGTCTATTATCAATCGGCGCCGAAGTGATGCGACTTGGTGTTATTTCTACTCCGGGTGTTGCGTACTTAACGAAAGCTACGAAAGCGGAACTTGGTATTATGATATCCGCTTCGCATAATCCAGTAGCAGATAATGGAATTAAGTTTTTTGGTCCTGATGGTTTTAAATTAACGGATGAACAGGAAGAAGAAATTGAAACGTTAATGGATGGAGAAGATCACCTACCTCGTCCAATCGGTGAGGATATAGGGCAGGTTAATGATTACTTTGAAGGTGGACAAAAGTATATCTCCTTCTTAAAAGAATCAGTGGACAATGATTTTGATGGTATGCAGATTGCTTTAGATTGTGCTAACGGGTCTACATCAAGTTTGGCATCCCATTTATTTGCCGATCTTGAAGCGGATATTTTCACAATCGGAAGCTCTCCGGATGGTCTGAATATTAACGATGGCGTTGGTTCTACACACCCCGAAACCCTGCAGGCATTCGTATCTGAAAAAGGTGCCGATGTTGGGCTCGCTTTTGATGGTGATGGAGATCGATTAATCGCTGTCGATGAAAAAGGCCAAATAGTAGATGGTGATCAGATTATGTATATTTGTGCTAAATACATGAATGAGAAAGGTTATCTGCATCACAATACAGTTGTTTCAACAGTTATGAGTAATTTAGGGTTTTATAAGGCACTGGAAGAAAACGGCATGCGCAGTGATAAAACTGCTGTCGGGGACCGTTACGTGATGGAAGAAATGCGTAGGGGCGGATATAACCTTGGTGGTGAACAATCCGGGCATATTATTTTCCTTGACTACATTACAACTGGTGATGGACTTTTAACGGCCATTCAGCTTGTCAATGTATTAAAGGAAACTGGTAAACCTTTATCTGAGCTTGCTGGGGAAATGGAAGTATTCCCGCAGGTATTAAAAAATGTTAAAGTAACCGACAAGAAAAATGCTTTAACGAATCCGAAAGTGACAGAAGTTATTGAAGAAGTGGAAACGGAAATGGCTGGCGAGGGACGTGTGCTTGTCCGCCCTTCAGGTACAGAACCACTAGTTCGGGTGATGGTTGAAGCTTCGACAAAAGAAAAATGTGAACGTTATGCAGACCGCGTAGTAACAGTAATTGATGACTTATTAGGCATGAAATAA
- a CDS encoding CdaR family protein, giving the protein MDNWFKSKWFVRIISLAFAILLYVFVSFDVNGNQLENDSRIPDDSEDIETIENFPLDIKIDAEKYVVSGVPEYVKVQLQGSPGVLVPAARQQNFNAYVDLEDLGPGKHTVEVKYSNVPDNLDVYIEPKEINVIIEERASEEFTVNVDFINTDKLPEGFELGSSEVQPKKVTITSSKNIIDQIGIVKVFVDVAGLKESIDSREVPVNVYDSQGNELNVNVKPQNVVVSAELLNPSKTVPVAVPTTGELPKDYSLASIKAGLDEVEVFATNSILADIDKVQTEEINLSDITKSQTIEAKLAPPDGATIPETDTVEVEIELEQTKTIEDVAIDVDNLSDGQELSFLTPEDAKMKVDVAGSEKDISKLNAEKIKLTVDAEGLDEGEHKLPIVIVGPENVKITPEMEQVTIEIK; this is encoded by the coding sequence ATGGATAATTGGTTTAAAAGTAAATGGTTTGTACGAATTATCTCACTCGCATTTGCGATTCTGCTGTACGTCTTTGTATCATTTGATGTAAATGGTAATCAATTAGAAAATGATTCAAGAATACCGGATGACTCGGAAGATATAGAAACAATTGAAAATTTCCCGCTTGATATTAAAATTGACGCAGAAAAATACGTGGTGAGCGGTGTACCTGAATATGTGAAAGTTCAACTTCAAGGAAGTCCGGGTGTTCTGGTTCCAGCCGCACGGCAACAAAACTTTAATGCATACGTAGATCTGGAAGACCTGGGCCCGGGAAAACATACGGTTGAAGTTAAGTATTCCAATGTTCCGGATAATCTGGACGTCTACATTGAACCGAAAGAAATTAATGTGATTATCGAGGAACGTGCATCAGAGGAATTTACTGTTAATGTCGATTTTATTAATACAGACAAGCTTCCGGAAGGATTTGAACTTGGATCATCTGAAGTACAACCGAAAAAAGTTACCATTACAAGTTCTAAAAATATCATTGATCAAATTGGTATTGTAAAGGTATTTGTTGATGTTGCCGGGTTAAAGGAATCAATCGACAGTCGGGAAGTCCCTGTAAATGTATATGATAGTCAGGGTAATGAATTAAATGTAAACGTGAAACCACAAAATGTCGTTGTCTCGGCAGAATTGCTGAACCCAAGTAAAACCGTCCCAGTAGCGGTTCCTACGACGGGTGAACTGCCGAAGGATTACTCGCTGGCTTCAATAAAAGCGGGTCTTGATGAGGTGGAAGTCTTTGCAACTAATTCGATTTTGGCGGATATTGATAAGGTACAAACCGAGGAAATTAACTTATCGGATATTACAAAGTCCCAGACAATCGAAGCAAAGCTTGCCCCGCCGGATGGGGCTACCATCCCCGAAACAGATACAGTTGAGGTTGAAATAGAGTTGGAGCAAACTAAAACAATTGAAGATGTTGCAATTGACGTTGACAATCTTAGTGATGGACAAGAATTATCATTTCTAACTCCGGAAGATGCTAAGATGAAAGTAGATGTTGCAGGTTCTGAAAAAGATATAAGTAAACTGAATGCAGAAAAAATTAAATTGACTGTAGATGCAGAGGGACTTGATGAGGGAGAACATAAATTACCCATCGTCATTGTGGGGCCGGAAAATGTTAAAATTACCCCCGAAATGGAACAGGTGACAATTGAAATTAAGTAA
- a CDS encoding zf-HC2 domain-containing protein, with the protein MNCDKEAIMLMHKYFDGDLTKSEEASLREHLEGCEACQKHFHELKRTITWVQSAEKVSAPEGFTSKVMDNLPREKRRISYIRWFKAHPVVTAAAIFFIFMFSSVFAAWDQGSELVVSKQENLIIKGDTVIVPAGVTVSGDLLVKNGNLKIEGTVDGNVTLIHGNLIDDSINGEGLMASVGEVNGEFKQVDQVFEWMWYHLRELFEGIFSLGQIWVR; encoded by the coding sequence TTGAATTGCGATAAAGAAGCTATCATGCTTATGCATAAATATTTTGATGGTGATTTGACCAAATCAGAGGAAGCAAGTTTAAGAGAACATCTGGAAGGGTGCGAAGCCTGTCAAAAGCATTTTCATGAACTGAAACGGACTATTACCTGGGTCCAAAGTGCTGAAAAGGTTTCTGCTCCTGAAGGGTTTACAAGCAAGGTTATGGATAATTTACCAAGGGAAAAACGAAGAATCAGCTATATACGCTGGTTTAAAGCACATCCAGTTGTGACAGCTGCTGCGATATTTTTCATTTTCATGTTCAGCAGTGTGTTCGCTGCATGGGACCAGGGCAGTGAATTAGTTGTTTCCAAGCAGGAGAATTTGATTATTAAAGGCGATACAGTGATTGTACCAGCTGGTGTCACCGTTTCTGGTGATTTATTGGTGAAGAATGGAAACCTTAAAATTGAAGGTACCGTTGATGGAAATGTAACACTTATTCATGGCAATTTAATCGATGACTCGATTAATGGCGAAGGGCTGATGGCATCGGTTGGGGAAGTTAATGGTGAATTTAAGCAGGTTGACCAGGTGTTTGAATGGATGTGGTATCACTTACGGGAATTATTTGAAGGAATCTTTTCACTGGGTCAAATTTGGGTTAGATAA
- the sigW gene encoding RNA polymerase sigma factor SigW produces MDLMIKEKIKQVKKGDQSAFEDVVTFYQHKIYQHCYRMLGNAHEAEDIAQEAFIRAYTNIDSYDINRKFSTWLYRIATNLTIDRIRKRKPDYYLDAEVKGTDGLNMYSQLESDTILPEAEVENLELKSYIHHEISELPPKYRSIIILRYLEEFSLQEISDILDIPLGTVKTRIHRGREALRKKLRHV; encoded by the coding sequence ATGGATTTAATGATAAAAGAAAAAATAAAACAGGTTAAAAAAGGTGATCAATCTGCATTTGAAGATGTGGTTACCTTTTATCAGCATAAAATTTACCAGCATTGTTACCGAATGCTTGGTAATGCGCACGAGGCGGAGGATATAGCGCAGGAAGCTTTTATTCGGGCATATACAAATATTGATTCGTATGATATAAATCGAAAATTTTCAACCTGGTTGTATCGTATTGCAACGAACCTAACGATTGACCGGATACGAAAACGAAAACCGGATTACTATCTTGATGCAGAGGTCAAGGGTACGGATGGATTAAATATGTACTCGCAACTTGAATCAGATACTATTTTGCCAGAAGCGGAAGTAGAGAACCTTGAACTTAAGAGCTATATTCATCACGAAATTTCTGAACTCCCACCAAAATATCGATCGATAATCATACTGAGATATTTAGAAGAGTTTTCCTTACAAGAGATTAGTGACATCTTAGATATTCCCCTTGGAACCGTAAAAACAAGGATTCACCGGGGAAGGGAAGCTTTACGGAAAAAGCTTCGCCACGTGTAA
- a CDS encoding aspartyl-phosphate phosphatase Spo0E family protein has product MDNCNLLKKIEQCRNEMITLSYSHGYTSEAVIKSSKKLDSLLNSYYNTEKSA; this is encoded by the coding sequence GTGGATAATTGTAATTTATTGAAAAAAATTGAACAATGTCGAAATGAAATGATTACATTAAGTTATTCCCACGGCTATACTTCTGAGGCAGTAATTAAATCTAGTAAAAAATTGGACTCACTTCTAAATTCGTATTACAATACTGAAAAAAGTGCTTAA
- the rocF gene encoding arginase, translating to MKKNISIIGVPMHLGQPRPGTDLGPDAIRHAGVVDKLKRLQHDVEDLGNIKIDSVAGEEQREDNLLNLQSIIDASTILAEKADDVVAADRFPLLFGGDHSMAIGSLAGISKHYENLGVIWYDAHGDLNDSATSPSGNIHGMPLAASLGIGHQKLTNVHGEQPKVKPENLVIIGARDLDPGEKELIKERGIKVYSMREVDEFGMEQVIQETIAYLKDRTDGIHLSLDLDGLDPMETPGVGTPVEGGPSYRETRHALELLHDADVLTSAEFVEVNPLLDDKNKTGIVAANLISALFGETLK from the coding sequence ATGAAGAAAAACATTTCGATTATTGGAGTGCCCATGCATTTAGGACAACCGCGTCCAGGAACGGATCTTGGACCGGACGCAATCCGTCATGCTGGTGTTGTTGATAAATTAAAGCGTTTACAACATGATGTGGAGGATCTTGGAAATATAAAAATTGATTCTGTGGCAGGCGAGGAACAGCGCGAGGATAATTTATTAAACCTGCAATCAATTATTGATGCATCGACTATTCTTGCTGAAAAAGCAGATGATGTTGTTGCAGCCGATCGATTCCCGCTTTTATTTGGCGGAGACCATAGTATGGCGATTGGCAGTCTTGCTGGAATTAGTAAGCATTATGAGAATCTAGGTGTAATTTGGTATGATGCCCATGGGGATTTAAATGACAGCGCAACGTCGCCCTCCGGAAATATCCACGGAATGCCATTAGCCGCAAGTCTTGGTATTGGGCATCAGAAGCTAACTAATGTTCATGGTGAGCAACCAAAGGTGAAACCGGAAAATTTAGTAATCATTGGCGCACGTGATCTTGACCCAGGTGAAAAGGAACTGATTAAGGAACGCGGCATTAAAGTATACTCCATGCGTGAGGTTGATGAATTTGGAATGGAACAGGTTATCCAGGAAACCATTGCTTATTTGAAGGACCGCACAGATGGAATTCACTTGAGCTTAGACCTTGACGGTTTAGACCCAATGGAAACTCCAGGAGTTGGAACGCCAGTCGAAGGTGGACCATCTTATCGGGAAACCCGTCATGCACTGGAATTGTTACATGATGCAGATGTACTTACTTCAGCGGAATTTGTTGAGGTAAATCCATTGCTGGATGACAAGAATAAGACCGGTATTGTAGCAGCCAATTTAATAAGCGCGCTATTCGGTGAAACATTAAAATAA